GCTTTTATTTTTAAGAATGGTAAAAAGATATGAAAATTAAAATTGACAATATTTTTACGGGCATTCTGGTAATATGCGCTTTGATTGTAACTTTTTTGTTATTAAAGAAAGAATTTTTTACTAATGAACGTACCACGAATGTAAGCAATATTGCTAATTGGCAGAAACTTATTACTTATGATAAGAAAATAGGCACCAGCAGTTCCAAAGTTTATTTAATTGAGTTCTTTGATTATGAATGCCCATATTGCAATACTTTAGAAGCAACTTTAGATACAATACGATTGAAGTATAACAATAAAATTAAAATCATTCGCTATCACTTTCCATTAAGCATTCATCCCTTGGCTTACCGAGCAGCAGTAGCTTCTGAATGTGCAAGTATGCAAGGGTACTTTG
This genomic interval from Melioribacteraceae bacterium 4301-Me contains the following:
- a CDS encoding DsbA family protein, translating into MKIKIDNIFTGILVICALIVTFLLLKKEFFTNERTTNVSNIANWQKLITYDKKIGTSSSKVYLIEFFDYECPYCNTLEATLDTIRLKYNNKIKIIRYHFPLSIHPLAYRAAVASECASMQGYFDKYHKELMRNQYKLNSINFTELAKQIGIKDIGKFQKCIDYEETADVIAKDVSIAKEYKITGTPTLIINNKMISGVADSKVIEKIIEEFL